One Pantoea trifolii DNA segment encodes these proteins:
- a CDS encoding ribonuclease domain-containing protein — MSKKLWIALILVLAALWLGLKPRLSDKWSASHPDISQLTDANTVARWLQQHHTLPDLYLTKNEARRQGWNPSKGNLCEVLPGRAIGGDRFSNRERRLPMQAGRQWYEADVNYDCGHRDADRLLYSSDGLIFLTTDHYRSFKQVP, encoded by the coding sequence ATGTCAAAAAAACTCTGGATTGCCTTAATTCTGGTCCTCGCCGCGCTGTGGCTCGGGCTAAAACCGCGTTTGTCCGATAAATGGTCCGCCAGCCATCCCGATATTTCACAGCTCACCGACGCCAACACCGTGGCGCGTTGGCTGCAGCAGCATCACACATTACCCGATCTCTATCTCACCAAAAATGAAGCGCGTCGTCAGGGCTGGAATCCCAGCAAGGGCAACTTGTGTGAGGTCTTGCCGGGCCGCGCGATTGGTGGCGATCGCTTTAGCAATCGCGAAAGAAGGTTGCCGATGCAGGCGGGCAGGCAGTGGTATGAAGCGGACGTCAATTACGATTGCGGCCACCGCGATGCCGATCGTCTGCTTTACTCATCCGATGGGCTGATTTTCCTCACCACCGATCACTATCGCAGCTTCAAACAGGTGCCTTAA
- the oqxB gene encoding multidrug efflux RND transporter permease subunit OqxB, protein MDFSRFFIDRPIFAAVLSILIFTTGLIAIPLLPISEYPNVVPPSVQVRAEYPGANPKVIADSVATPLEEAINGVENMMYMKSVAGSDGVLVTTVTFRPGTDPDQAQVQVQNRVAQAEARLPEEVRQLGLTTQKMSPTLTLVVHMFSPHGKYDSLYLRNYATLKVKDELARLPGVGQIQIFGAGEYAMRVWLDPNKVAARGLTASDVVSAMQEQNVQVSAGQLGAEPLKKQSDFLLSINTQGRLESEEQFGNIILKTADDGTLVRLRDVARIEMGSGSYALRSQLNNKDAVGIGIFQAPGANAIDLSNAVRDKMAELATRFPDDVQWAAPYDPTVFVRDSIRAVVQTLFEAIVLVVLVVILFLQTWRASIIPLLAVPVSVVGTFSILYLLGFSLNTLSLFGLVLAIGIVVDDAIVVVENVERNIEQGLSPTAAAHQAMREVSGPIIAIALVLCAVFVPMAFLSGVTGQFYKQFAVTIAISTVISAINSLTLSPALAALLLKPHDAAKDMPTRIIDRLLGWLFRPFNRFFQRSSDGYESLVGKTLRRRGAVFGVYVLLLAGAGFMFHTVPGGFIPTQDKLYLIGGVKMPEGSSLARTDEVIRKMSEIGMNTEGVAYSVAFPGLNALQFTNTPNTGTVFFGLKPFNERKRSAAEINAEINAKIAKIQQGFGFSIMPPPILGLGQGSGYSLYVQDRAGLGYGALQTAINTMTGAVLQTPGMMFPISSYQANVPQLDVQVDRDKAKAQGVSLTELFSTLQTYLGSSYVNDFNKFGRTWRVMAQADGDFRDSVQDIGNLRTRNDRGEMVPIGSMVNITTTYGPDPVIRYNGYPAADLIGDADPRVLSSAQAMQKLEEMSTQVLPNGMNIEWTDLSYQQSTQGNTALIVFPVAVLLAFLVLAALYESWTLPLAVILIVPVTMLSALVGVWLTGGDNNVFVQVGLVVLMGLACKNAILIVEFARELEMQGKSIVDAALEACRLRLRPIVMTSIAFIAGTIPLILGEGAGAEVRGVTGITVFSGMLGVTLFGLFLTPVFYVTLRKLVTRKQPQGEVQTV, encoded by the coding sequence ATGGATTTCTCCCGCTTTTTTATCGACCGACCGATTTTCGCCGCGGTGCTGTCGATTTTGATCTTTACCACCGGATTGATCGCCATTCCGCTGCTGCCGATCAGTGAATATCCCAACGTGGTGCCACCGAGCGTGCAGGTGCGCGCAGAATATCCCGGCGCCAACCCCAAAGTGATTGCAGATTCCGTGGCGACGCCGCTGGAAGAAGCCATCAACGGGGTAGAAAACATGATGTACATGAAATCCGTGGCCGGTTCTGATGGCGTGCTGGTCACCACCGTGACCTTCCGTCCCGGCACCGATCCGGATCAGGCACAGGTTCAGGTGCAGAACCGCGTGGCGCAGGCCGAAGCGCGTCTGCCGGAAGAGGTGCGACAACTCGGCCTCACCACGCAGAAGATGTCACCGACGCTGACGCTGGTGGTGCACATGTTCTCGCCGCACGGCAAGTATGATTCGCTCTATCTGCGTAACTACGCCACCTTGAAGGTAAAAGATGAACTGGCGCGCCTGCCGGGCGTGGGTCAGATTCAGATCTTCGGGGCCGGCGAATACGCGATGCGTGTTTGGCTCGATCCCAATAAGGTGGCGGCGCGTGGCTTGACCGCCTCCGATGTGGTCAGCGCGATGCAGGAGCAGAACGTGCAGGTTTCTGCCGGTCAGCTTGGCGCAGAGCCGCTGAAGAAACAGAGCGATTTCCTGCTGTCGATCAACACTCAAGGTCGTCTGGAGAGCGAAGAGCAGTTCGGCAATATCATCCTGAAAACCGCCGACGACGGCACGCTGGTGCGCCTGCGTGACGTGGCGCGCATCGAGATGGGTTCCGGCAGCTACGCGTTGCGTTCGCAGCTGAACAACAAAGATGCGGTCGGCATCGGTATCTTCCAGGCGCCGGGCGCCAACGCCATCGATCTGTCGAATGCGGTGCGCGACAAAATGGCCGAACTGGCAACCCGCTTCCCGGACGATGTGCAGTGGGCCGCCCCTTACGACCCAACGGTATTCGTGCGTGATTCGATCCGTGCCGTGGTGCAAACGCTGTTCGAAGCGATTGTGCTGGTGGTGCTGGTGGTGATTCTGTTCCTGCAAACCTGGCGCGCGTCGATCATCCCGCTGCTGGCGGTGCCGGTTTCGGTGGTCGGTACCTTCAGCATCCTCTATCTGCTCGGCTTCTCGCTCAATACCCTGAGTTTGTTCGGGCTGGTGTTGGCGATCGGTATCGTGGTGGATGACGCCATCGTGGTGGTGGAGAACGTCGAACGTAATATCGAGCAAGGCTTGTCGCCAACGGCGGCGGCGCATCAGGCGATGCGTGAAGTGTCCGGGCCGATTATCGCCATCGCGCTGGTGCTGTGTGCGGTGTTCGTGCCGATGGCGTTTCTGTCGGGCGTGACCGGTCAGTTCTATAAGCAGTTTGCGGTGACGATTGCCATTTCAACGGTGATCTCCGCCATCAACTCGCTGACGCTGTCCCCGGCGCTGGCAGCGCTGCTGCTGAAGCCACATGATGCCGCGAAGGATATGCCGACGCGCATCATCGATCGCCTGCTCGGCTGGCTGTTCCGTCCTTTTAACCGCTTCTTCCAGCGCAGTTCGGATGGCTATGAATCGCTGGTAGGTAAAACCTTGCGTCGTCGTGGCGCAGTGTTCGGCGTGTACGTGCTGCTGCTGGCTGGTGCGGGCTTTATGTTCCATACCGTGCCGGGCGGCTTTATTCCAACGCAGGATAAGCTCTACCTGATTGGCGGCGTGAAGATGCCGGAAGGTTCGTCGCTGGCGCGTACCGATGAAGTGATTCGCAAGATGAGCGAAATCGGCATGAACACCGAAGGCGTGGCCTATTCCGTCGCCTTCCCCGGTCTGAATGCGTTGCAGTTCACCAACACGCCGAATACCGGCACGGTGTTCTTTGGCCTGAAACCGTTCAACGAGCGTAAGCGCAGTGCGGCGGAGATCAATGCCGAGATCAACGCCAAAATCGCCAAAATCCAGCAAGGCTTTGGCTTCTCGATTATGCCGCCGCCGATTTTGGGTCTGGGACAAGGTTCGGGTTATTCACTGTATGTGCAGGATCGCGCGGGCCTCGGTTACGGTGCGCTGCAAACCGCCATCAATACCATGACGGGTGCGGTGTTACAGACGCCGGGTATGATGTTCCCGATTTCATCCTACCAGGCCAACGTGCCGCAGCTGGATGTGCAGGTGGATCGTGATAAAGCCAAAGCGCAAGGCGTGTCGCTGACCGAACTGTTCAGTACGCTGCAAACCTATCTGGGATCGTCGTATGTTAACGATTTCAATAAGTTTGGCCGTACCTGGCGCGTGATGGCGCAGGCGGACGGCGATTTCCGCGATAGCGTGCAGGATATCGGTAATCTGCGTACCCGTAACGATCGCGGTGAAATGGTGCCGATTGGCAGCATGGTCAATATCACTACGACTTACGGCCCGGATCCGGTGATTCGCTACAACGGTTATCCGGCAGCGGACCTGATTGGTGATGCCGATCCGCGCGTGCTCTCTTCGGCGCAGGCAATGCAGAAACTGGAAGAGATGTCGACGCAGGTGCTGCCGAACGGCATGAACATTGAATGGACTGACCTGAGTTATCAGCAATCAACGCAGGGTAATACCGCGCTGATCGTCTTCCCGGTCGCCGTTTTACTGGCGTTCCTGGTGCTGGCGGCGCTGTATGAAAGCTGGACGCTACCGCTGGCGGTAATCCTGATTGTGCCGGTGACCATGCTCTCTGCGCTGGTCGGCGTGTGGCTGACCGGTGGCGATAACAACGTGTTTGTGCAGGTTGGGCTGGTGGTGCTGATGGGGCTGGCGTGTAAGAACGCGATTCTTATCGTTGAGTTTGCGCGCGAGCTGGAGATGCAGGGCAAGAGCATTGTCGATGCGGCGCTGGAAGCCTGTCGTCTGCGTTTGCGTCCGATCGTTATGACCTCGATTGCCTTTATCGCCGGTACCATTCCGCTGATTCTTGGCGAAGGTGCAGGCGCGGAAGTGCGCGGCGTTACCGGAATTACCGTGTTCTCCGGCATGCTGGGCGTGACACTGTTTGGTTTGTTCCTGACGCCGGTGTTTTATGTGACGCTGCGTAAGCTGGTGACGCGCAAGCAGCCGCAGGGTGAAGTGCAAACGGTGTAA
- a CDS encoding efflux RND transporter periplasmic adaptor subunit — protein MGSLLAGCDRGVAQNAPPPPPEVSVAQVVEQKVSQWDSFNGRFEAVQSVQLRPRVSGYIDQVNYREGDEVKKGQVLFTIDDRTYRATLEQAQAELANARSQATLARSESARTDKLIGTNVVSREEWEQRRSAANQAQANVLSAQAAVDMAQLNLDFTRVTAPIEGRASRAMITTGNLVTAGDSASVLTTLVSQDRMYVYFDVDEATYLHYQAMARKGENRGSLPVEVALTGEEGFPHRGTVDFLDNQLTASTGTIRMRASLDNQQRQFTPGLFARVRLPGSADFTALLIDDKAVLTDQDRKYVYVVDAQGKAQRRDIQAGDLADGLRIVQQGLKPGDKVIVNGLQKVFMPGMPVTAQPVAMRSAQ, from the coding sequence ATGGGAAGCCTGCTGGCCGGTTGCGATCGCGGGGTGGCGCAAAACGCCCCACCGCCGCCGCCCGAAGTAAGTGTCGCGCAGGTGGTAGAGCAGAAAGTCAGCCAATGGGATAGCTTCAATGGCCGTTTCGAAGCGGTGCAGAGCGTGCAGCTGCGGCCGCGCGTTTCCGGCTACATCGATCAGGTCAATTATCGCGAAGGCGACGAGGTGAAAAAAGGTCAGGTGCTGTTCACCATTGACGATCGTACCTATCGCGCCACGCTCGAGCAGGCGCAAGCCGAACTCGCCAACGCACGCAGCCAGGCCACGCTGGCCCGCAGTGAATCGGCACGTACCGATAAACTGATCGGCACCAATGTGGTGTCACGTGAAGAGTGGGAACAGCGTCGTTCGGCGGCCAATCAGGCGCAGGCCAATGTGCTTTCTGCGCAAGCGGCGGTGGATATGGCGCAGCTGAACCTCGATTTCACCCGCGTTACCGCGCCGATTGAAGGTCGCGCCAGCCGCGCGATGATCACCACCGGCAACCTGGTGACCGCCGGTGACAGCGCCAGCGTGCTGACCACATTGGTGTCGCAGGATCGCATGTACGTCTACTTCGACGTCGATGAAGCCACCTATCTGCACTATCAGGCGATGGCGCGTAAAGGCGAAAATCGCGGATCGCTGCCGGTAGAAGTGGCGCTGACCGGCGAAGAAGGTTTCCCGCATCGCGGCACCGTGGATTTCCTCGATAACCAGCTGACCGCCAGCACCGGCACCATTCGCATGCGCGCCTCGCTGGATAATCAGCAGCGTCAGTTCACGCCGGGCCTGTTTGCGCGCGTGCGCCTGCCGGGCAGCGCCGACTTCACCGCGCTGCTCATCGACGATAAAGCCGTGCTCACCGATCAGGATCGTAAATATGTTTACGTGGTCGATGCCCAGGGTAAAGCCCAGCGCCGCGATATTCAGGCCGGTGATTTAGCCGATGGCTTGCGCATTGTGCAGCAAGGCCTGAAGCCCGGCGACAAGGTGATCGTTAACGGCTTGCAGAAAGTCTTTATGCCTGGCATGCCGGTGACCGCCCAACCGGTGGCGATGCGCTCCGCTCAATAA
- a CDS encoding RrF2 family transcriptional regulator, protein MLDYRFPTALQMVLSVAMAEQLGKRSTSAILAYGLEANPSFIRKLMVPLTRDGIIVSTLGRTGSIHLGRPAAEITLRDIYTSVIEDKKLWASRPDVAPRCLVSANLCWYFKSIAEEAEEASLKVLETRTVADALAELKHNDTSNCEELPDLELADLCKKGR, encoded by the coding sequence ATGCTTGATTACCGCTTCCCGACAGCTTTGCAGATGGTTTTGAGCGTAGCGATGGCGGAGCAACTGGGTAAACGCTCGACCAGTGCCATTTTGGCGTATGGTCTTGAAGCGAACCCCAGTTTCATTCGGAAACTTATGGTTCCGCTCACGCGTGACGGCATCATCGTCTCAACGCTTGGCCGCACCGGCTCGATTCATTTGGGTCGCCCGGCCGCTGAGATCACGCTGCGCGACATTTATACGTCTGTGATTGAAGATAAAAAACTCTGGGCATCGCGCCCTGATGTGGCACCGCGCTGTTTGGTCAGCGCCAACCTGTGTTGGTATTTCAAATCGATTGCGGAAGAGGCTGAAGAAGCGTCGCTGAAAGTGCTGGAAACCCGCACCGTCGCGGACGCGCTGGCTGAGCTGAAGCATAACGACACCAGCAACTGCGAAGAGCTGCCCGACCTCGAACTCGCCGACCTGTGTAAGAAAGGCCGCTAA
- a CDS encoding virulence factor SrfC family protein, with protein sequence MRTAKKASPVTPAKRLSLMQETLDGALNWVETHQAHAPRLALEAETLTLQLRRARVESHALARQLARPVTLALFGQSQAGKAWLLSEMVGDAQGQLIARLGDKTLNYFQNINPGNLDFAIATRFSHQRETQSNAWPLEMTLLSEVELIRLMLACAKTELQPDTAQIDAALQRLQRHRQDEPQPGLDSDALITLWAWSRRHHRHAEILDRHFWPQAVALAPWLNVDDRVQLFALLWPGQNALNESLRSLMHLRHQLRHAPRVLAPLSVLVDDAALPAEKLIGNDADWQEMIEVCPIVANRVGKAQHVPLGLLSLLTLEITLPLSSTPRQALYDDADMLEMPAPGTPADRAQQDELAQLRKRDPLRATLLEQKRALLPGLYAARQGIDLMLICTAASQRQDTDVAASALREWHMHQTIAASGEKPRLIWAITPHDARYQQQQINVDEAVQRQIGQPGQSWGSMLALDRAGVDRMGSWLQDEMQPEARRERLALQLSALQHKLVERLQPWTESSATPEQAARKQAISDTLLKCLQHRTGLHGELLERLQPSREAVRQLWLSQSSSTHTQHSAKTAAAEQSYFGIGFEFDLFKDEPVAAAEPRSSGGQRDQQFPQQVFALWLEHLRQLPESRSLLALLNVDKPTLEMLVEELITASFRLKVLNKLQNALNEPDAQASAHEARTDRQVSRAMTVLGDFVAWLGFLQRPESERPESRVNRGQTIFARPPAPSVSFSPGQRLTRLSAAPANHTAYYIYDWLVGLNSVIVENNGYTGGGDLPANARQMLAILLLPLHA encoded by the coding sequence ATGAGAACTGCCAAAAAAGCCTCGCCGGTTACGCCCGCGAAACGTCTGAGCCTGATGCAGGAAACGCTGGATGGCGCGCTGAACTGGGTGGAAACCCATCAGGCGCACGCGCCGCGTCTGGCGCTGGAAGCCGAAACCCTGACGCTGCAACTGCGCCGCGCGCGCGTGGAAAGCCATGCCCTGGCGCGCCAACTGGCACGTCCAGTGACGCTGGCGCTGTTTGGTCAGTCGCAGGCGGGCAAAGCCTGGCTGCTGAGTGAGATGGTCGGCGATGCGCAGGGCCAACTTATCGCGCGTCTCGGCGATAAAACCCTGAACTATTTCCAGAACATCAATCCCGGCAATCTCGATTTCGCTATCGCCACCCGCTTCAGCCACCAGCGCGAAACCCAATCCAACGCCTGGCCGCTGGAGATGACGCTGCTGAGCGAAGTGGAACTGATTCGTTTAATGCTGGCCTGCGCCAAAACCGAGCTTCAGCCCGACACGGCGCAGATCGACGCCGCTTTGCAGCGTTTGCAGCGCCATCGCCAGGATGAACCGCAGCCGGGCCTCGACAGCGATGCGTTGATCACGCTGTGGGCGTGGAGCCGTCGTCACCATCGTCATGCCGAGATTCTCGATCGTCACTTCTGGCCGCAGGCAGTTGCGCTGGCGCCGTGGCTCAACGTCGACGATCGCGTGCAGCTGTTTGCCCTGCTGTGGCCGGGGCAAAACGCGCTGAACGAAAGCCTGCGTAGCCTGATGCACTTGCGTCACCAGTTGCGCCACGCGCCGCGCGTGTTAGCACCGCTTAGCGTGCTGGTGGACGATGCTGCGCTGCCGGCAGAAAAACTGATTGGCAACGATGCCGACTGGCAGGAGATGATCGAAGTGTGTCCGATCGTCGCCAATCGCGTGGGGAAAGCGCAGCATGTGCCGCTGGGATTACTGTCGTTGCTGACGCTGGAGATCACCTTGCCGCTCAGCTCGACGCCGCGTCAGGCGCTGTACGATGATGCGGATATGCTTGAGATGCCCGCGCCGGGCACGCCAGCCGATCGCGCCCAACAGGATGAACTGGCGCAGCTACGTAAACGCGATCCGCTGCGCGCCACGCTGCTGGAACAGAAACGCGCGCTGCTGCCGGGTTTGTACGCCGCGCGTCAGGGCATCGATTTGATGCTGATCTGTACCGCCGCCAGTCAGCGTCAGGATACCGATGTCGCCGCCAGCGCGCTGCGCGAGTGGCACATGCATCAAACCATCGCCGCCAGCGGTGAGAAACCGCGTCTGATTTGGGCGATCACGCCGCATGATGCGCGCTATCAGCAGCAGCAGATTAACGTTGATGAAGCAGTGCAGCGACAGATTGGTCAGCCGGGACAGAGTTGGGGTTCGATGCTGGCGCTGGATCGCGCGGGTGTTGATCGCATGGGCAGCTGGTTGCAGGATGAGATGCAGCCGGAAGCGCGCCGTGAGCGTTTAGCGTTGCAGCTCAGCGCGCTACAGCACAAGCTGGTGGAACGTTTGCAGCCGTGGACCGAATCCAGCGCCACGCCAGAACAGGCAGCTCGCAAGCAGGCGATCTCCGATACGCTGCTGAAATGCTTGCAACATCGCACCGGTTTGCACGGTGAACTGCTGGAGCGTTTGCAGCCGTCGCGCGAAGCGGTGCGTCAGCTGTGGCTGAGCCAGAGCAGCAGCACTCATACTCAACATAGCGCCAAAACCGCAGCCGCTGAGCAGAGCTATTTTGGCATCGGCTTTGAGTTTGATCTGTTTAAAGATGAGCCGGTCGCCGCCGCTGAGCCGCGTAGCTCGGGCGGTCAGCGCGATCAGCAATTCCCGCAGCAGGTGTTTGCGCTGTGGCTGGAGCATTTGCGTCAGCTACCGGAAAGCCGCAGCCTGCTGGCGCTGCTCAACGTCGATAAGCCGACGCTGGAGATGCTGGTGGAAGAGTTGATTACCGCCAGCTTCCGTCTCAAGGTGCTGAACAAACTGCAAAACGCGCTGAATGAGCCGGATGCGCAGGCCAGCGCCCACGAAGCGCGTACCGATCGTCAGGTTTCACGTGCCATGACGGTGCTGGGTGATTTTGTCGCGTGGCTGGGCTTTTTACAGCGCCCGGAGAGCGAGCGTCCTGAAAGCCGCGTCAATCGCGGTCAGACGATTTTCGCCCGTCCGCCTGCACCGAGCGTCAGCTTCTCGCCGGGACAGCGTTTGACGCGTCTGTCGGCCGCGCCCGCCAATCATACCGCTTACTACATCTATGACTGGCTGGTGGGGTTGAATTCGGTGATCGTTGAGAACAACGGCTATACCGGCGGCGGCGATTTGCCCGCGAATGCCCGCCAGATGCTGGCGATTTTGCTGTTACCGCTGCACGCGTAA
- a CDS encoding barstar family protein: MLTLHFDFESLSDRQAFYRALVQQSACPVDFGNNLDALWDWLTGGMALPATFYLAHADNASESAEFAPVLALLEEAQQQLDGELRLVRGE, from the coding sequence ATGTTGACGCTCCATTTTGACTTTGAAAGCTTGTCGGATCGCCAGGCGTTTTACCGCGCGCTGGTGCAGCAAAGTGCCTGCCCAGTGGATTTCGGTAACAATCTGGATGCGCTGTGGGATTGGCTGACTGGCGGAATGGCGCTGCCGGCGACCTTCTATTTAGCGCATGCCGATAACGCCAGCGAGAGTGCCGAATTCGCGCCGGTGCTGGCGTTACTGGAAGAGGCGCAGCAGCAGTTAGACGGCGAGCTGCGCCTGGTGCGTGGCGAGTAA
- a CDS encoding helix-turn-helix domain-containing protein — protein sequence MMTTAFIHDLIDWIDNNIETRLDLDTVAGRAGYSKWHLQRMFKEHTGLPLGEYIREKKLKKSADRLTTSNEPILNVAISLGFDSQQSFNRSFKRQYGVAPGAWRRHAAPSASAMQ from the coding sequence ATGATGACCACCGCATTTATTCACGATTTGATCGACTGGATTGACAACAATATTGAAACGCGTCTGGATCTGGATACCGTAGCGGGGCGCGCCGGTTATTCGAAATGGCACCTGCAACGTATGTTCAAAGAGCACACGGGTTTGCCTCTGGGCGAATACATTCGTGAGAAGAAGCTGAAGAAGTCAGCGGATCGCTTGACGACCAGCAATGAACCGATTCTTAACGTGGCGATTTCACTCGGTTTCGACTCGCAGCAGTCGTTTAACCGCAGCTTCAAACGCCAGTATGGCGTCGCGCCGGGAGCATGGCGTCGTCACGCCGCGCCATCCGCCAGCGCAATGCAGTAA